One genomic segment of Hordeum vulgare subsp. vulgare chromosome 2H, MorexV3_pseudomolecules_assembly, whole genome shotgun sequence includes these proteins:
- the LOC123427681 gene encoding uncharacterized protein LOC123427681 isoform X2, which translates to MARLLARTLTLGRPAAPGSSLQPHRALSDKVELIEIDLSEESASSTSSGDSAEEPMGMGRLNDAIRGVIVRRAAPEWLPFVPGGSYWVPPMRRPLGVSDLVGTVVYNARAAVDAAEMARATMVKAAMTKEEAMCFTTQRGWPSEAYFVQDRQVDTGRLSSEK; encoded by the exons ATGGCTCGCCTCCTCGCGCGAACCCTAACCCTAGGCCGCCCGGCCGCTCCGGGGTCCTCCCTGCAGCCCCACCGCGCCCTCTCGGACAAGGTGGAGCTGATCGAGATCGACCTCTCCGAGGAATCCGCCTCCTCAACCTCCTCCGGCGACTCCGCGGAGGAGCCGATGGGGATGGGGCGGCTGAACGACGCCATCCGCGGCGTCATCGTTCGGCGCGCCGCTCCGGAGTGGCTCCCCTTCGTGCCCGGGGGGTCGTACTGGGTGCCGCCGATGCGGCGGCCGCTCGGGGTGTCCGATCTCGTGGGCACGGTCGTCTACAACGCGAGGGCCGCCGTCGACGCGGCGGAGATGGCCAGGGCCACCATGGTCAAGGCCGCGATGACCAAGGAGGAGGCCATGTGCTTCACCACGCAGCGGGGTTGGCCGTCGGAGGCCTATTTCGTGCAAG ATCGCCAGGTGGACACAGGAAGACTCAGCTCGGAGAAGTAA
- the LOC123427681 gene encoding uncharacterized protein LOC123427681 isoform X1 → MARLLARTLTLGRPAAPGSSLQPHRALSDKVELIEIDLSEESASSTSSGDSAEEPMGMGRLNDAIRGVIVRRAAPEWLPFVPGGSYWVPPMRRPLGVSDLVGTVVYNARAAVDAAEMARATMVKAAMTKEEAMCFTTQRGWPSEAYFVQGKIWHPVKKSRKNAKTDDEES, encoded by the exons ATGGCTCGCCTCCTCGCGCGAACCCTAACCCTAGGCCGCCCGGCCGCTCCGGGGTCCTCCCTGCAGCCCCACCGCGCCCTCTCGGACAAGGTGGAGCTGATCGAGATCGACCTCTCCGAGGAATCCGCCTCCTCAACCTCCTCCGGCGACTCCGCGGAGGAGCCGATGGGGATGGGGCGGCTGAACGACGCCATCCGCGGCGTCATCGTTCGGCGCGCCGCTCCGGAGTGGCTCCCCTTCGTGCCCGGGGGGTCGTACTGGGTGCCGCCGATGCGGCGGCCGCTCGGGGTGTCCGATCTCGTGGGCACGGTCGTCTACAACGCGAGGGCCGCCGTCGACGCGGCGGAGATGGCCAGGGCCACCATGGTCAAGGCCGCGATGACCAAGGAGGAGGCCATGTGCTTCACCACGCAGCGGGGTTGGCCGTCGGAGGCCTATTTCGTGCAAG GGAAAATTTGGCATCCAGTGAAGAAATCAAGGAAAAATGCTAAAACCGATGATGAGGAAAGCTAA